One part of the Nematostella vectensis chromosome 8, jaNemVect1.1, whole genome shotgun sequence genome encodes these proteins:
- the LOC116613984 gene encoding rRNA 2'-O-methyltransferase fibrillarin, producing the protein MRVSTVLLLFVVTLAVSHAYVLRDPRGGGGEGGGGGGGRGRGGGGGEGGSHDESLSRDPRGGRGGGGGGGGGGGGRGGGK; encoded by the exons ATGCGGGTTTCTACCGTTCTACTTCTTTTCGTTGTGACGCTCGCCGTCAGCCATGCCTATGTGCTAAGAG ACCCTAGAGGAGGGGGCGGCGAAGGTGGCGGTGGCGGAGGAGGACGCGGAAGAG GTGGTGGTGGAGGAGAAGGCGGATCGCATG ATGAAAGCCTTTCAAGAG aTCCAAGAGGAGGCCGTGGAGGAGGAGGTGGAGGTGGAGGAGGCGGCGGAGGCCGCGGTGGCGGTAAGTAA